The genomic DNA CGCGGCCAGATGCGCACCGAGATCGCGCGGATGCAGCGCGGCATGGGCATCACGACCGTCTACGTGACCCACGACCAGACGGAGGCGATGACGCTCGGCGATCGGGTCGCCGTGCTCAAGAAGGGCATCCTGCAGCAGTGCGCGAGCCCCCGCGAGCTCTACGAACAGCCCGTCAACCTGTTCGTGGCCGGCTTCATCGGCTCCCCGCCGATGAACTTCCTTCCGGCCCGCGTCGAGGGCGGCAACCTCAAGCTGCCGTTCGTGGACGTGCCGGTCGGCGGTGCTCTGGCGGAGAAGATCCGCGGCAAGGACCTGGTCATCGTCGGCATCCGGCCGGAGCACCTGAAGGACGCCACGCTGGGCGACAGCGTGCCGGACAACGCCGTACGGTTCACCGTCCCGGTCGATGTCACCGAGTGGCTGGGCAACGAGCAGTACGCCTACGTCCCGTACGACCAGCCCGACGCCGCCGTCCAGTCCAAGCTGGAGGAGCTGGACCGTGAGCTCGACGGCGAGGGCATGCGCACCCAGATGGTCGTGAACCTCGACTCGCGCAGCCGGGTCCGCGAGGGCGACGACGCCGAACTGCTCTTCGACCCCGCGCTGATGCACGTCTTCGACCCGGAGTCCGGCACCTGCCTGACCCGGGACGAGGACAAGGCGCGCCAGATCGCCGAGGAGAACGAGGCGGACCGCAAGCGCGCGCTCGAGCGGGCCAAGGCTCGCGAGGCCGCCGCGGCAGGGCGGACGCAGGACGCCTGAGCACACGACGTACGGCGTAGCGGGGCGGCCGGGTCATCACGACCCGGCCGCCCCTCGCCATTCGTTGGGGCTGCCCTCGTCGCGCGAGGGGCCGGGGCCGCCGACCGGCCGGGCACGACGTCTCGGCGGCCTCGGGGCGGTCCGGGCGCGGGGCGGTCATGCCAGTCCGCCTACGATGGTCCGCGTGACCAGCACCGAGCCCAGCCCGCCCGCCACCGGCGCTGATCCCGCGACGACACCGTCCGGACCCCCAGCGCGGACCAGCACCCACGGCCGCGGCAACTGGCGCAGCCTGGTCATCTCCATGGTCATCATGACCGTCGTGGTGTTCGTGCTCGTCGCGCTCATGCCGCACCCCGCCCAGCGCGAGCGCACGACGGTCGACGTGGCGCGGGTCGCCGGCCAGCTCGCCGCCGAGAAGCACTGGCCGCTGGCGACCGTGCGTACCGGGGACGACTGGCACCCGACGAGCGTGCGCCTCGCCGCGGACGACAAGGGCGTGCCGACCTGGGAGGTCGGCTACCACCACCTGCCGGGCGACGACCGGTACGTCGTGTTGTCCCAGACCCGCCCCGGCGACGGCGTGAGCGCGGAGCAGGTGGCCACGTGGGTGTCGCGGCAGAGCAGGGCAGGACGCGACGACGGTACGTCGCAGGTGGGTGGCGTCACGTGGACTCGGCGTACGGCGGCCGTGGAGGGCGGCCCCCCACGGACCCAGCGCAGCCTCGTCGCGCAGGGCGCCGACGCGCCGGGCGGCCTGACCACGGTCCTCTCCGGCGAGGTCGACTACGCCGACCTCGAGCGCTTCGCGGGATCCCTTCAGCTCCAGGACGCGACGGCCGCTGCCACACCGTCGGCGGCGCAGACGAGCTCCCGCTAGGAGCCCTCAGCCTCAGCCTCAGCCTCGTCGGCTTCGGCCGCCGCGTCCTCCCGGCGGAGCCGGCGCTCCGCGCCGTCCAGCCACGCGGCGCAGTGGTCGGCCAGGGCCTCGCCCCGCTCCCACAGCCGCATGCTCTCTTCGAGGCCGACTTGTCCGCCCTCGAGCCGGCCGACGATGCCGATCAGCTCGTCGCGGGCGGACTCGTAGCTGAGCTCGGCCACATCCGCATGGCGGTCCACGGTCTTCGCGGCGGGGACGGTGTTCTCGGCGGCGGTCACGAAGGCCACCTTAGGCGGCGGCACCGACAGGCCCCTGGCGGCGCGGCCGTCGCGCGGGCCTGGCCAGGAATTCGTGGTCCCCGGGCGTTGCTCGCGCCGATGGTCAGCCCACCACGCGCGCACCGAAGTCGCCGTCGGCGACCCGCACCCGCAGCAACTCGCCGGCCTCGACCTGGTCGCGGCCGCTCACGAGGCGGCCGTCGGCGTGCTCGACCACGGCGTACCCGCGTTGCAGGGTCGAGAGCGGCGACAGCGCCCGGACCTGGGCGCGCAGGTGGCCGACCTCGTCGGCGCCCCGGCGGGTGCGGGCCAGCAGGCTGCGGTCCGCGCGACCGCGGAGCTGATCCACCTGGGAGCGGTGCGGCGCGAGCATGGCCGCGGGATCGCGCAGCACGGGACGGGACCGCAGCGTCGCCAACAGCCGCCGTTGCTCGGCGAGCCGTCCGCGCACCGCGCCGCCCAGCCGGAGCCGCGCGTCGTCCAGCCCGGACCGCTCCTGCGCGACGTCCGGGACGATGCGCTTGGCGGCGTCGGTCGGCGTGGACGCCCGCACGTCCGCGACGAAGTCCAGCAGCGGGGTGTCGACCTCGTGCCCGATCGCACTGACCACCGGGGTCCGGGCCGCCGCGACGGCGCGGACCATCGCCTCGTTGCTGAACGGCAGCAGGTCCTCGAACGAGCCGCCGCCTCGCGCGATGACGATCACCTCGACGTGCGCCAGCGCGTCCAGTTCGGCCAACGCCCCCGCCACGGCCAGCACAGCGTCCGAGCCCTGCACCGGGACCTCGCGGATCTCGAAGCGCACGGCGGGCCAGCGCCGGCGCGCGTTCTCGACCACGTCGCGTTCCGCCGCGCTGCCGCGCCCGCAGATCAGCCCGACCGCCTCCGGCAGGAACGGCGGCCGGCGCTTGCGCTCCCGGTCGAAGACGCCCTCGGCCGCCAGCACCC from Austwickia sp. includes the following:
- a CDS encoding exodeoxyribonuclease VII large subunit, with product MPGKAAETTAERPWPVRMLSMKIAEYVERMSQLWVEGQVVELSRRSGSLCFLTLRDPDVELSLRVTISAYALDAMPVPLRSGQRVVVQAKPTFWTKQGSLLLEGRQIRPVGEGELLARVEQLKRVLAAEGVFDRERKRRPPFLPEAVGLICGRGSAAERDVVENARRRWPAVRFEIREVPVQGSDAVLAVAGALAELDALAHVEVIVIARGGGSFEDLLPFSNEAMVRAVAAARTPVVSAIGHEVDTPLLDFVADVRASTPTDAAKRIVPDVAQERSGLDDARLRLGGAVRGRLAEQRRLLATLRSRPVLRDPAAMLAPHRSQVDQLRGRADRSLLARTRRGADEVGHLRAQVRALSPLSTLQRGYAVVEHADGRLVSGRDQVEAGELLRVRVADGDFGARVVG
- a CDS encoding exodeoxyribonuclease VII small subunit — translated: MTAAENTVPAAKTVDRHADVAELSYESARDELIGIVGRLEGGQVGLEESMRLWERGEALADHCAAWLDGAERRLRREDAAAEADEAEAEAEGS
- a CDS encoding DUF4245 domain-containing protein; amino-acid sequence: MTSTEPSPPATGADPATTPSGPPARTSTHGRGNWRSLVISMVIMTVVVFVLVALMPHPAQRERTTVDVARVAGQLAAEKHWPLATVRTGDDWHPTSVRLAADDKGVPTWEVGYHHLPGDDRYVVLSQTRPGDGVSAEQVATWVSRQSRAGRDDGTSQVGGVTWTRRTAAVEGGPPRTQRSLVAQGADAPGGLTTVLSGEVDYADLERFAGSLQLQDATAAATPSAAQTSSR
- the ugpC gene encoding sn-glycerol-3-phosphate ABC transporter ATP-binding protein UgpC, encoding MSQIELKNIVKKYGDGFPAVNDVSLDIKDGEFMILVGPSGCGKSTLLRMIVGLEDITSGDLNINGKRVNDLAPRDRNLAMVFQNYALYPHLTVFENIAFPLRLNKGGLEEGQIREKVNKAAAMLELKEHLERKPGNLSGGQRQRVAMGRAIVRDADAFLFDEPLSNLDAKLRGQMRTEIARMQRGMGITTVYVTHDQTEAMTLGDRVAVLKKGILQQCASPRELYEQPVNLFVAGFIGSPPMNFLPARVEGGNLKLPFVDVPVGGALAEKIRGKDLVIVGIRPEHLKDATLGDSVPDNAVRFTVPVDVTEWLGNEQYAYVPYDQPDAAVQSKLEELDRELDGEGMRTQMVVNLDSRSRVREGDDAELLFDPALMHVFDPESGTCLTRDEDKARQIAEENEADRKRALERAKAREAAAAGRTQDA